The Onthophagus taurus isolate NC chromosome 2, IU_Otau_3.0, whole genome shotgun sequence genome includes a window with the following:
- the LOC111413380 gene encoding putative ankyrin repeat protein RBE_0347 yields the protein MCANELEMANTNSKPSPFFFNFIPFLTLEDESNKPLSICYVIFIIGSLAYLIFLILKKTVLVTTQDICNELFAAIDKKDTIKCVNIIKKYPQLINMFCGNSRYTPFLRACLNAHTQLVKYMIREGANVNLKSLNGENGIYLTAYYHVKYQDVMDATCLHALFYAGVNINQPNAKGWTALHLASFFGHHRLVRWLLNKGADPNVLPSPYLLAREQGHLLTTSVFRAVLPVTNSNNNNNHHQHN from the exons gTGTGCAAACGAATTAGAAATGGCAAATACGAACT CTAAACCATCTccgtttttcttcaattttatccCGTTCTTAACTTTAGAAGATGAAAGTAACAAACCTTTATCAATTTGTTATGTGATTTTTATAATCGGTTCTTTGGcatatcttatatttttaattctcaaaaaaacagttttagtGACTACTCAAGATATATGCAATGAGTTATTTGCTGCTATAGAT AAAAAGGATACCATTAAATGTGTTAATATTATCAAGAAATATCCACAGTTAATTAATATGTTTTGTGGAAATAGTCGATATACACCGTTTTTG aGAGCTTGTTTAAACGCTCACACTCAATTAGTAAAATATATGATAAGGGAag gagctaatgttaatttaaaatcgttaaacgGTGAAAATGGCATATATTTAACCGCTTATTATCATGTAAAATACCAAGACGTTATGGATGCCACTTGTTTACATGCTTTGTTTTATGCTGGGGTGAATATTAATCAGCCAAATGCGAAAGGGTGGACCGCTTTACATTTAGCGTCGTTTTTTGGACATCATCGTCTGGTTAGGTGGCTTTTAAACAAAGGAGCCGATCCAAATGTTTTGCCAAGTCCTTACCTTTTAGCTAGAGAACaag GTCATCTTTTAACAACGTCTGTTTTTCGTGCCGTATTGCCAGTAactaatagtaataataataataatcatcatcaacataattaa